One Trichoderma asperellum chromosome 5, complete sequence genomic region harbors:
- a CDS encoding uncharacterized protein (EggNog:ENOG41), giving the protein MVSKITTGEQPQPPRDIAASRLHNMTSTPESTDFDTDRYLKCRDRRRKRVSKACERCRMKKIKCDGELPCQKCKNNGNVCTPGFRKRTIHVEYKQVPKSYVEFLETTHLALIGTVHKLYTMIQKNKPWDLGEPELNDQGELVIHDIAKKLGCIGPNDEIELPIKYELPTTISGMESLATYPKRLQYGDYDMEVDDKEPDSPTNDSTNESAPSLEPMQGVETELNSRRETLADRNHRMTKSRSPYSFDDPDNSHSESEGANSCVTSSPYLSPVTDYTNFSQAQLVTVPDDMTLFLQQYGSMLNTEEITWELGDSNNNTLKSDFSETPAIESLLVENKMMLPDYNDFFGIGITDIVHIEERSPIPIEMS; this is encoded by the exons ATGGTTTCGAAAATTACCACAGGAGAACAACCACAGCCTCCCAGAGACATCGCTGCGTCTCGTCTACACAACATGACATCAACACCAGAATCAACGGATTTCGACACGGATCGATATCTAAAGTGCAGAGACAGGAGACGCAAAAGAGTTTCCAAGGCTTGTGAACGGTGTCGGATGAAGAAAATCAAG TGTGATGGTGAACTTCCTTGCCAAAAGTGTAAGAACAATGGAAATGTCTGCACTCCCGGCTTCCGAAAGAGGACAATTCACGTGGAATACAAGCAGGTCCCCAAGAG CTACGTTGAGTTCCTCGAAACTACACACTTGGCCCTTATCGGCACTGTCCATAAACTATATACAATGATTCAGAAGAACAAGCCCTGGGATCTTGGTGAACCAGAGTTGAATGACCAAGGCGAATTGGTTATTCACGACATAGCTAAGAAGCTGGGATGTATCGGCCCCAATGACGAAATCGAACTACCCATTAAATACGAATTGCCGACAACTATTTCCGGTATGGAAAGCCTCGCGACCTATCCGAAACGACTGCAATATGGAGATTACGATATGGAGGTTGATGATAAGGAGCCAGATTCACCCACAAATGATTCTACAAACGAAAGCGCCCCATCACTGGAACCCATGCAAGGTGTCGAAACCGAGTTGAACAGCAGACGAGAAACTTTGGCTGACCGCAATCACCGCATGACGAAGTCTCGAAGCCCTTACAGTTTTGACGACCCAGACAATAGCCATTCTGAGTCTGAGGGAGCCAACTCCTGCGTTACATCATCACCATATCTTTCACCAGTAACAGACTACACCAACTTTTCTCAGGCTCAGCTGGTAACAGTACCTGATGACATGACGCTTTTCCTTCAACAGTACGGATCGATGCTGAATACAGAGGAAATCACTTGGGAATTGGGCGATTCAAATAATAATACACTCAAAAGTGACTTTTCAGAGACGCCTGCTATTGAGTCGTTACTTGTGGAGAACAAGATGATGCTTCCTGATTATAATGATTTTTTCGGCATAGGCATCACAGACATTGTTCACatagaagaaagaagtccAATACCTATAGAGATGTCATGA
- a CDS encoding uncharacterized protein (TransMembrane:10 (i21-45o57-77i138-156o162-188i195-212o232-254i266-292o304-325i332-353o359-377i)), producing the protein MPSPTVGFREGLGLGGVARRTLGICFLLTTVFLWTLSNFLASFIFSDQTYDKPFFLVYFNTSMFAISLIPMFIRYLARRGVHGLRSDIRRMWAECRYQAAIASPTIDEEGPEVHERLLVNEHNPVWNSTDEKLGFRETAILSLEFCILWFLANYLSSACLQYTSVASVTILTSTSSVWTLVFGAIFGVETFSMRKLIGVLASLTGVALISMVDLSGKSDENRGSFPHKTPGQIALGDTMAFMSAVLYGIYVTVMKRRVGNEDKVNMQLFFGLVGVFNLSLLWPLFFVLHWTGMEPFELPPTSQIWTIVIVNAVASFVSDLCWALAMLLTTPLVVTVGLSLTIPLSLIGEIFQYQQYSSFIYWIGAAVVFVSFVFVNHETKKDDSAGKVTSSATTTNPGGVDEDIVYG; encoded by the exons ATGCCGTCACCAACAGTTGGCTTCCGGGAGGGCTTGGGCCTGGGAGGCGTGGCCAGGAGGACGCTGGGGATATGCTTCCTGTTGACGACTGTATTTCTGTGGACTCTGTCCAACTTTCTCGCCAGC TTCATCTTCTCCGACCAGACCTATGATAAgcccttttttctcgtctATTTCAACACCTCCATGTTCGCCATCTCTTTGATACCCATGTTCATTCGATATTTAGCGCGAAGAGGAGTCCACGGACTTCGAAGCGATATCAGACGTATGTGGGCAGAATGCCGATACCAAGCTGCCATCGCGAGCCCTACAATAGACGAGGAGGGCCCAGAAGTACACGAGCGCTTGCTAGTAAACGAGCACAACCCCGTATGGAACTCTACAGATGAGAAGCTTGGATTCCGCGAAACGGCCATCTTGAGCCTCGAGTTCTGCATCCTCTGGTTTCTGGCGAATTACCTGTCGTCTGCTTGTCTCCAGTACACCAGCGTGGCCAGCGTCACAATCCTAACATCCACAAGCAGCGTCTGGACACTGGTATTCGGCGCCATCTTTGGTGTCGAGACGTTTTCCATGCGCAAGCTGATTGGGGTTCTCGCATCCCTCACCGGTGTTGCGCTCATTTCAATGGTGGATCTATCGGGCAAGAGTGACGAGAACAGGGGATCGTTTCCGCATAAAACCCCCGGGCAGATTGCCCTCGGAGACACGATGGCTTTTATGAGTGCCGTGCTTTACGGCATATACGTGACCGTCATGAAGCGACGGGTAGGCAATGAAGACAAGGTCAACATGCAGCTGTTCTTTGGATTGGTTGGAGTGTTCAATCTGTCGCTGTTGTGgccgctcttcttcgtcttacACTGGACGGGAATGGAGCCG TTTGAATTGCCTCCCACAAGCCAGATTTGGACGATCGTCATT GTAAATGCCGTCGCCTCCTTTGTCAGTGACCTCTGCTGGGCGCTGGCCATGCTCCTGACCACCCCGTTAGTTGTCACGGTAGGCCTGTCTTTGACCATACCGCTATCACTCATCGGCGAAATATTCCAGTACCAGCAGTATTCCAGTTTCATCTACTGGATTGGTGCCGCAGTCGTCTTTGTCTCATTTGTATTTGTCAATCATGAGACAAAGAAAGACGATTCTGCTGGCAAAGTCACATCCTCCGCCACCACAACTAATCCCGGTGGTGTTGACGAGGACATTGTGTATGGATGA
- a CDS encoding uncharacterized protein (EggNog:ENOG41), translating to MSHSQIQTENRELPLNQPENWQVKFPRYMTELPEGVNDISITYIGIQPRHEENPAKGIHTKLHAHVTSAVQRKVVTKIEDWIQQGSGELAPILWEKMYVEAGYDLPDTEIHICYWTDKDVAMAATNSLNLQQLYKSLSLSEQEVVGLWRESFSVPKPRIETVYSGNDYQPGIASIAGATQVGHKFTGYWGAARDRLPASSHDLFEPEYKLGAPNFEKDTKGRIIEGENKVSVAHIRSGQFWERCKDDEREAYESTLEPILREGMTFLEENAEETGDIGLRFSRHMVTNRLLQAEETEKTATLNGNGNTVINELTNLVKNYTGYFNGTNGTNGTNGHSSTGNNNDPDAEKFGLLVTKDRRRLETCSSGFFRSLRDIEAWSSKHKTHHRIFHGAHTHSTKFGKTTFKFRSWHEMSALKPGELTFEYINCHPRTGLIPFFDV from the coding sequence ATGTCTCATTCACAGATACAAACCGAGAATCGGGAACTGCCCTTAAATCAGCCAGAGAACTGGCAAGTCAAGTTTCCTCGTTACATGACAGAGCTTCCTGAAGGTGTCAATGACATTAGCATCACTTATATCGGTATCCAGCCTCGTCATGAAGAGAATCCTGCCAAGGGGATACACACCAAGCTCCACGCCCACGTCACTTCTGCTGTTCAGAGAAAGGTCGTAACGAAAATTGAGGATTGGATCCAGCAAGGATCCGGAGAACTTGCTCCAATCTTGTGGGAGAAAATGTATGTCGAAGCCGGCTACGATCTCCCAGATACAGAAATACATATTTGCTATTGGACCGATAAAGATGTTGCCATGGCAGCCACGAACAGTCTCAATCTACAACAGCTGTATAAATCACTTTCGCTTTCAGAACAAGAAGTAGTGGGCTTATGGCGAGAGTCATTTTCAGTTCCAAAACCTCGGATTGAAACAGTTTATTCTGGAAATGATTATCAGCCAGGCATCGCTTCTATCGCAGGTGCTACCCAAGTCGGCCACAAATTCACTGGATACTGGGGAGCGGCTCGCGATCGATTGCCAGCATCATCGCATGACCTTTTTGAGCCAGAGTATAAACTTGGCGCTCCAAACTTTGAAAAGGACACCAAAGGTCGTATCATTGAAGGAGAAAACAAGGTCTCCGTTGCTCATATTCGGTCCGGCCAGTTCTGGGAACGATGCAAGGAcgatgagagagaggcatACGAAAGCACACTTGAGCCCATATTGAGAGAGGGAATGACATTTCTCGAAGAGAATGCGGAAGAGACAGGCGACATCGGGCTGCGCTTCTCTCGTCATATGGTCACGAACCGACTTCTccaagcagaagagacagaaaagacGGCTACATTGAACGGCAATGGAAATACAGTGATCAATGAACTTACAAATCTCGTGAAGAATTATACCGGATATTTTAATGGAACAAACGGCACGAATGGAACAAACGGTCACTCCAGCACTGGCAATAACAACGACCCCGACGCAGAGAAATTTGGCCTCCTTGTAACAAAGGATCGTCGAAGGCTCGAGACGtgcagcagcggcttctTCCGCTCTCTCAGGGACATCGAAGCGTGGTCTTCCAAGCACAAGACGCATCACAGAATATTCCACGGAGCTCATACCCACTCTACCAAATTCGGCAAGACGACGTTCAAGTTCCGCTCTTGGCATGAAATGTCAGCTTTGAAGCCTGGCGAATTGACGTTTGAGTACATCAACTGCCACCCTAGGACGGGCCTGATTCCATTCTTTGATGTGTGA
- a CDS encoding uncharacterized protein (EggNog:ENOG41~TransMembrane:2 (o167-185i428-446o)) yields MTYPDNVSSQTPKSLAGDMVSITRPLHTKINKLITSRLPLAIPPKAPDSGPYACGLLHILPVYMTFEKLWLDIIDAIPADALDHSNSNAENGKVHRLEVSERVHTILKEIYLPQLFRSDRLRADIKSMTGWSDDVLDCQIKAIRGTGQLSAFTSHIKQVVHAKPHVLIAYSYNLFMALFAGGRFIRATLEKAGHEFWSVVPEPIKPTMQPCKSYSATTYPLEPINDSRLEQVTEDDIHSHDKSLLPLQFWRFDSENDGEDLKQEYKAKLLQWESELTAEEREDILQESLIILESIDLLVGQLDAVCSDVQEEKPATQMRVRPSLADLLGNNQFGARLRDSLLIARGRGIGNPFRSQSLGAPENEKRGEYDDTPATSTDTACSDVPKSMRFAKSLPIPPRKHRIATAKDGSSGHNLYVKRQRRDASGTMIGPALVGVFGLFFLYVLYNRVGGVIG; encoded by the coding sequence ATGACCTATCCCGACAATGTCTCCTCACAAACCCCAAAGTCACTCGCGGGTGACATGGTCAGCATAACAAGGCCGTTGCATACGAAAATCAACAAGCTTATCACGTCCCGACTGCCGCTGGCAATCCCTCCAAAGGCCCCTGATTCCGGTCCCTATGCCTGTGGCCTACTGCACATTCTCCCGGTATACATGACTTTTGAGAAGCTTTGGCTGGATATTATCGATGCAATTCCCGCGGACGCGCTAGATCATTCAAACTCCAATGCAGAAAATGGCAAAGTGCATAGACTAGAGGTTTCCGAGCGTGTACATACAATTCTCAAAGAGATCTACCTCCCTCAGCTCTTCCGCTCCGACCGCCTCAGGGCCGATATCAAATCCATGACGGGTTGGTCAGACGATGTCCTCGACTGCCAAATCAAGGCTATAAGGGGGACAGGCCAGCTATCGGCCTTTACTTCACATATCAAACAAGTCGTCCACGCGAAGCCACATGTCCTCATCGCTTATTCGTACAATTTATTCATGGCCCTCTTTGCCGGAGGACGATTCATCAGAGCAACCCTCGAGAAAGCCGGCCACGAATTCTGGAGCGTTGTCCCTGAGCCTATCAAACCTACTATGCAGCCATGCAAATCATATTCTGCCACTACATATCCGCTAGAGCCGATCAACGACTCTCGTTTAGAGCAGGTGACAGAGGATGATATACACTCTCACGACAAGAGTTTGCTGCCGCTACAGTTCTGGAGGTTTGACTCAGAAAATGACGGCGAAGACCTGAAGCAGGAGTATAAGGCGAAGCTGCTTCAGTGGGAGAGTGAACTGACGGCTGAAGAGAGGGAGGACATCCTCCAAGAATCTCTCATCATCCTGGAGAGCATAGATCTGCTGGTTGGCCAGCTGGACGCTGTCTGCAGCGACGTgcaggaggagaagccagcCACCCAAATGCGCGTGAGGCCTTCACTGGCCGACCTTCTTGGCAACAATCAATTTGGGGCACGTCTGCGTGACAGCCTCCTTATAGCCCGAGGGCGCGGCATTGGAAACCCCTTCAGGAGCCAATCGCTGGGCGCGCCCGAGAATGAGAAGAGAGGCGAATATGATGACACTCCAGCAACTAGCACTGACACAGCGTGTTCTGATGTTCCCAAATCTATGAGGTTTGCAAAGTCGCTCCCTATTCCACCACGCAAGCATCGTATTGCTACTGCAAAGGATGGCAGTTCCGGTCACAATTTATATGTAAAGCGACAACGGCGTGATGCCAGCGGCACTATGATAGGACCAGCGCTGGTGGGAGTATTTGGtttgtttttcctttatGTACTATATAATCGCGTTGGGGGAGTCATTGGCTAA
- a CDS encoding uncharacterized protein (EggNog:ENOG41) has protein sequence MAAPLRIGFVPEHFSTPLHFAQKYYGLDATLIPFPSGTGHMITALRANEIDIGIGLTEAWIAGLGKDGVEGDGGYRLVGTYVETPLCWAISTGAKRPEITSVDSLKGGKIGVSRIGSGSYVMGYVLADKNGWLSAPGAEPYSDHVVLNTFERLRNAVNSGEADFFMWEHFTSKKYYDSGEIRRVGEIYTPWSSWKIVASTKLTQGGLDARVKDLFEKLDKGVAHFNTNPDEAVEYISTNLDYSAEDAREWLKTVKFPAKTEGVKPEVVTSCVSILRKAGVLVEGKGMSSGEMTV, from the exons ATGGCTGCCCCCCTTCGCATCGGCTTCGTGCCCGAGCACTTTTCTACCCCGCTGCACTTTGCTCAGAAATATTACGGCCTCGATGCTACTCTCATCCCCTTTCCCTCAGGCACTGGCCACATGATCACGGCTCTACGGGCTAATGAGATCGATATCGGCATCGGTTTGACTGAGGCGTGGATCGCAGGTCTGGGCAAAGATGGAGTTGAGGGAGATGGGGGGTATCGCCTGGTTGGCACCTACGTTGAGACGCCACTCT GCTGGGCCATTTCGACCGGTGCCAAGCGCCCTGAAATCACCTCCGTCGACTCCCTCAAGGGCGGCAAGATTGGTGTCTCGCGCATCGGTTCCGGCAGCTACGTGATGGGCTATGTCCTTGCCGACAAGAACGGCTGGTTGTCTGCCCCAGGCGCCGAGCCCTATTCCGACCACGTCGTCCTCAACACGTTTGAGAGGCTACGCAACGCCGTCAACTCGGGCGAGGCGGATTTCTTCATGTGGGAGCACTTTACGTCCAAGAAGTACTACGACTCTGGCGAGATTCGCCGCGTGGGCGAGATCTACACGccatggagcagctggaagaTTGTGGCGTCGACGAAGCTCACCCAGGGAGGGCTGGACGCCCGTGTAAAGGATTTGTTTGAGAAGCTGGACAAGGGGGTGGCCCATTTCAACACGAACCCAGACGAGGCAGTCGAGTACATTTCAACAAATCTAGACTACTCGGCCGAGGATGCAAGAGAGTGGCTCAAGACTGTCAAGTTTCCGGCCAAGACAGAGGGTGTGAAGCCCGAGGTTGTAACGAGCTGTGTGTCGATTTTGCGGAAAGCTGGCGTGCTGGTTGAAGGGAAAGGCATGAGCTCAGGCGAAATGACTGTGTGA
- a CDS encoding uncharacterized protein (EggNog:ENOG41), with translation MSEIKRRTRTGCLTCRARRVKCDERKPTCNRCTIANVECAGYAPKRQIDVRAPNRHRGASHSQQNSPADDNDSTVVDDEFQVSPQNQGLGAGSTPSGPPSGPASGPSSGISAHPALPRPQFRIDGLPLVGLPSNPRMSNRPCAAAREVLSYHQFFFRTLPMLFPADRLPFWRDRLCEEALIIEYAQRGILALGCMHRASLMIAMLGENDQNRGLDTKVIAVQAYTKALQELSGCLDEAEKSLDVLTAVLVLMAYFECFAGNIPAAYGHVRTAHYYFTALRSNTSLRVDDLAMESLETTLQTLAWTCYMAVPLPGMLLSIGHTMPTSHIALNAFDLQRSLLQILVDSGAHDEMWNLSPTRQDPAVLLEKVYRLQRDLREWRGVHSHLHPNLETDTASLTSLGSSEEVHFPIPPSPFLPMPLHLCLSGATFNFLMARILWTLCLYDKSQDAKKLESEAYIHFYQTIRFAATHAMNNHSRTLPTSTYSTDAPVSGEEMDHSLLPILYITGQCSPWPSWLRWIAQLMQQIGEQGLFNGYVLSASLKVLHKMELSHNLLSTDRIERYPSPALRIISMLIPETSAQGFMCYYAKPSRFNSGWINRGTLTYYPIAHARFSPELDDNSMAKREIDIYDEQRSMEEQFTWEWILRRPIASSWKNRSSQARFNLDDILRDHMNGSRLLPINQRTPGGSVIGYQ, from the exons ATGAGCGAAATCAAGAGACGCACGCGCACTGGCTGCCTCACGTGTCGGGCCCGCCGGGTCAAGTGCGACGAGCGCAAGCCGACATGCAACCGGTGCACCATCGCCAACGTTGAGTGTGCGGGCTACGCGCCCAAGAGGCAGATCGATGTGCGTGCGCCAAACCGCCATCGCGGCGCGTCTCACTCGCAGCAGAACTCGCCGGCCGATGACAATGACAGCACTGTCGTCGACGACGAGTTCCAGGTCTCGCCGCAAAACCAGGGCCTCGGCGCCGGTTCCACCCCCTCCGGACCACCCTCCGGCCCGGCGAGCGGCCCGTCGTCCGGCATATCCGCTCATCCCGCTCTTCCCCGGCCGCAGTTCCGTATCGATGGCTTGCCGCTGGTTGGTCTGCCCAGCAACCCACGCATGTCGAATCGTCCCTgtgccgccgccagagaGGTCCTGTCTTACCACCAGTTCTTCTTCCGGACGCTACCCATGCTGTTCCCGGCTGACCGATTGCCTTTCTGGAGAGACCGCCTATGTGAAGAGGCCTTGATCATCGAGTATGCCCAGAGAGGGATTCTGGCGCTGGGGTGTATGCATCGCGCTTCCCTCATGATTGCCATGCTTGGGGAGAACGACCAGAACCGCGGGCTGGACACCAAGGTGATTGCCGTTCAGGCATACACAAAGGCGTTACAGGAACTATCAGGCTGTCTCGATGAGGCCGAAAAGTCTCTAGACGTTTTAACGGCCGTGTTGGTGCTCATGGCCTACTTTGAA TGCTTTGCGGGCAACATCCCGGCTGCTTATGGCCATGTCCGCACAGCTCACTACTACTTCACAGCCCTCAGGTCTAATACATCGCTTCGTGTAGATGACCTTGCAATGGAGTCTTTGGAAACTACTCTGCAAACCCTTGCATGGACCTGCTACATGGCGGTACCGCTTCCCGGTATGCTCCTCTCTATTGGCCATACGATGCCTACCAGTCATATTGCATTAAATGCCTTTGATCTACAACGCAGCTTGCTTCAGATTCTCGTTGACTCTGGGGCACACGATGAGATGTGGAATCTCTCACCAACTCGACAAGATCCAGCTGTACTGTTGGAAAAGGTTTACCGATTACAGCGCGATTTGCGAGAGTGGAGGGGCGTCCATAGCCATCTCCATCCGAACCTTGAAACGGACACAGCATCCCTAACCAGTCTCGGCAGCTCAGAAGAGGTTCATTTTCCCATCCCCCCGTCACCATTCCTGCCAATGCCCCTTCATCTATGCCTCTCTGGGGCCACGTTCAACTTCCTCATGGCTCGCATCTTGTGGACCCTCTGCCTTTATGATAAAAGCCAAGACGCAAAGAAACTAGAATCCGAAGCCTACATACACTTTTACCAGACTATACGCTTTGCGGCGACTCATGCTATGAACAATCACTCACGAACTCTTCCCACTTCTACTTACTCCACAGATGCTCCTGTTTCCGGCGAGGAGATGGATCACAGCCTCTTACCCATCTTATATATCACTGGCCAGTGCAGCCCTTGGCCATCATGGCTCCGCTGGATTGCGCAGCTGATGCAGCAGATTGGAGAACAAGGGCTATTCAACGGCTATGTTCTGTCTGCCAGCCTTAAAGTTCTACACAAAATGGAACTCAGCCACAACTTGCTCTCGACCGATAGGATCGAGCGATATCCCAGCCCGGCGCTGCGGATCATCTCTATGCTGATACCGGAGACGAGCGCCCAAGGCTTTATGTGCTACTATGCCAAACCTTCTCGATTCAACAGTGGTTGGATCAATCGGGGTACTTTAACGTATTATCCCATCGCCCACGCGCGCTTCTCCCCCGAGCTTGACGATAACAGCATGGCTAAGCGAGAGATTGACATTTACGACGAACAGCGATCAATGGAAGAGCAGTTTACTTGGGAGTGGATTCTCAGGCGTCCAATTGCAAGTAGTTGGAAGAACCGCTCTTCACAAGCGAGATTTAACCTCGATGACATTCTGCGTGACCATATGAATGGAAGTCGGTTACTGCCGATTAACCAACGGACACCTGGCGGGAGCGTAATTGGGTACCAATAA
- a CDS encoding uncharacterized protein (EggNog:ENOG41~TransMembrane:12 (i50-70o110-130i142-160o172-196i208-228o240-259i298-320o340-358i379-396o402-426i438-458o470-493i)): MANGEINAHEDAPLLGEYEREREPIFPSDDEAAPPIINAARWQVKTRKSIVRTIAIVQCAIIGTGMLLLIPLYRLIEDSVCHVYYGDDSLDLIDEMKCKTDEVQAQMAYLLGWLGLFHSIMSLLSTFPFGMLADKIGRKPTILLASVGMALGPISGPFMLGFFQSTVRKNPYILMISSLALLIGGGIQVVLAMLYAMAADVSSEKEKAASFLQLTFGATVGGLVGPLVNGFLMQKYGPWVPIWVSISCMPFIFLAFGFLPETLPVDRRMKGGDNDLSVELIKRKVGAALVELRKALRLFANPSIPLALLTFLFQAARYTAYTSTILQYVSKHFGWRLAETSFLLSPFGLLNLIVLAVLPRISTLLVSPRFGYSSFKKDLLLTRYSTVLLFIGAIVEGFSHNIVLFIIGLFIETFGAAVSPLARATITHYVDPEHTSTLYALISTTEIFGTFIGGPALAWCFDMGLQKKGLWIGMPWFYIALLCLIAWVGLLFVQPPPAKRSSGNGNGDDELVSSHED; this comes from the exons ATGGCGAACGGCGAGATAAACGCTCATGAGGATGCACCTCTGCTGGGTGAATATGAGCGCGAACGCGAACCCATCTTCCCCAGCGATGACGAGGCCGCGCCTCCGATAATCAACGCAGCACGATGGCAGGTAAAGACGAGAAAATCAATAGTCAGAACCATCGCAATTGTGCAATGCGCCATCATCGGCACtggcatgctgctgcttattCCTCTCTATCGCCTTATTGAGGACAGCGTCTGCCACGTTTATTACGGCGACGACTCGTTGGACTTGATCGATGAGATGAAGTGTAAAACGGACGAGGTCCAGGCTCAGATGGCATATCTGCTTGGATGGCTGGGGCTTTTTCATTCTATAATGA GCCTTCTCTCGACGTTTCCCTTTGGCATGCTTGCGGATAAGATTGGTCGCAAGCCGACGATACTATTAGCTTCCGTCGGCATGGCATTAGGGCCAATCTCTGGCCCGTTTATGCTCGGATTTTTCCAGTCTACAGTCCGCAAGAATCCTTACATTCTCATGATCAGCTCACTCGCGCTCTTGATCGGTGGCGGAATCCAAGTTGTGCTGGCCATGCTgtatgccatggctgctgatgTTAGctcagaaaaggaaaa AGCTGCTAGCTTCCTCCAACTCACGTTTGGTGCTACCGTGGGTGGTCTCGTCGGTCCCCTCGTCAATGGATTTTTGATGCAAAAGTATGGCCCCTGGGTCCCCATCTGGGTTTCCATCTCCTGCATGCCCTTCATCTTCCTAGCATTCGGTTTCCTTCCAGAGACGCTCCCGGTTGACCGGAGAATGAAGGGAGGCGACAACGACCTATCTGTTGAATTAATCAAGCGAAAAGTCGGCGCAGCCCTGGTCGAGCTCAGAAAAGCTCTGCGCCTGTTTGCAAACCCCAGCATTCCTCTTGCACTCCTCACTTTTCTGTTCCAGGCCGCACGATATACCGCCTATACCAGCACCATCTTACAATACGTCAGCAAACATTTTGGATGGCGCCTCGCGGAGACGAGCTTTCTCCTGTCGCCCTTTGGACTTCTCAACTTGATCGTTCTAGCTGTTCTCCCTAGGATCTCCACACTTCTCGTGTCACCCCGTTTCGGTTACTCTTCCTTTAAGAAGGACCTGCTGTTGACACGATACTCTACTGTGTTGCTCTTTATTGGCGCTATTGTTGAAGGCTTCAGCCACAACATTGTGTTATTCATCATCGGTCTGTTCATCGAGACCTTTGGAGCAGCCGTTAGCCCTTTGGCGCGAGCCACCATAACACACTACGTCGACCCAGAGCATACTTCTACACTCTATGCTCTGATCAGCACAACTGAGATTTTCGGCACCTTTATCGGAGGACCGGCGCTGGCATGGTGCTTCGATATGGGCTTGCAAAAGAAGGGGCTCTGGATCGGCATGCCCTGGTTTTACATTGCACTGCTGTGTCTTATTGCCTGGGTTGGACTCTTATTTGTGCAGCCCCCGCCAGCAAAGCGTAGTTCAGGCAACGGaaatggcgatgacgagCTAGTTAGCTCTCATGAGGATTAG
- a CDS encoding uncharacterized protein (EggNog:ENOG41), which yields MAVAPHSPSAVQEALSLPEIFAMILEAEECSGDKNYLVPILDVRDLRNAMRVNRLWFEIAAEKIWADWGIDVLAPVSRLQNLEELTIDYLQSNIIDVEALMKLGALSRLSRLHLGPFPHETRISLVQSEFSDHDCEALARRLPHLRHLRLRMQCNISTKAVEAFLRHCPNLRKCEVFQPLNTDNLFTAAPGVLVFPQLATLNLKRLTGEEIMSRMTPEEFCDSFESQFPGIKEMRLWYGTVAEHNYYEEAFSIWRSRREGRAWDSDGNSDSSQEESDSSESMQND from the exons ATGGCAGTGGCACCACATAGCCCTTCGGCTGTGCAGGAAGCACTATCGCTGCCCGAGATCTTCGCCATGATTCTGGAAGCCGAGGAGTGTAGCGGTGACAAGAACTACCTTGTACCTATTTTGGACGTCCGTGATCTCAGAAATGCCATGCGGGTGAATCGATTATGGTTTGAGATCGCAGCAGAGAAGATATGGGCTGACTGGGGAA TTGATGTACTGGCGCCTGTTTCACGGCTACAAAATCTGGAAGAATTGACTATCGATTACCTGCAATCCAACATCATTGATGTCGAAGCATTGATGAAACTGGGCGCTCTTTCAAGGCTTTCAAGACTTCACTTGGGTCCCTTTCCCCACGAGACTAGAATCAGCCTCGTGCAGTCTGAATTTTCGGACCATGACTGTGAGGCGTTGGCCCGTCGATTGCCGCATCTCCGCCACCTTCGACTTCGGATGCAGTGCAATATCTCTACTAAAGCGGTGGAAGCATTTCTACGCCATTGTCCGAACTTACGGAAGTGCGAGGTGTTCCAGCCGCTCAATACTGATAATTTATTCACTGCTGCCCCTGGCGTCCTGGTATTTCCACAGCTAGCTACGTTGAACTTGAAGAGACTAACCGGTGAGGAAATTATGAG CCGAATGACACCAGAAGAATTTTGTGATTCATTCGAGAGTCAGTTTCCTGGTATAAAAGAGATGAGGCTTTGGTATGGCACTGTTGCAGAACACAACTACTACGAGGAAGCTTTTTCGATATGGCGAAGCAGGAGGGAAGGAAGAGCTTGGGATAGTGACGGTAACAGCGATAGTTCTCAGGAGGAGAGCGATAGCAGCGAATCAATGCAGAATGACTAG